The nucleotide sequence GCGCCGGATCAGCTCCGCCCGCGCCTCCGCCGGATCGAGCGCCGGGTGGGGATCGGCGGGCGCCCACCGGAACCGGCTCGACGTCCACGTCCCCTGCGGCCGGCCCCGTACGATCCGCCCCTCCATGCCGAGGACCCGCAGCACCCGGCTCGCGACGGACTGGACGCCCTCCTGGCGCGTGCCCTTCCCGTACACATACGTCGATCTCAACACCGGTACCGCAAGGCCGAGTTCGCTCCCGGTCGCCTCGCCCCGTACGGCCAGCTCGGCGAGGACGAGCCGCTCCGTCTCCGCCAGCCACTTCGCGTCGAAGGCGCTCCCTGCGGCCAAGTGGCCGAGCAGAACGGTCCGTTCGCGAACGGCCGCCGGATCGGTGGTGGAGGCCTGCACGGCGGCGGCGAGAGCGGCCGGGAAGACGAAGACGGTGTGCCGCATGCCGTGCATCCGGACCAGCGACCGGTCCTCGTACAGCGCCCGCTCGACGTCCCCGACCGGACCGACCCCCTCCCGCAGCCGTGCCCCCACCGACAGGAACACACTCGCCGGATCCGTCCCGTGCAGCGCGACGAGCGCCCCCGCGACCTCCTCCGCCGTCCCGCCCCGCGCACTCCCGGCCAGCCGGTGCCGCACCCCGAGCCGCGCCCGGCGCTCCGCACCACCGATCGTCCTCGCCGTCGTCTCAGCCATGCCCTCCAGCATGACCTCAGGCACTGACAAGCACGTGGAGATCCGCCGCGGTGACGTCCGCGCCGAGGAATCCGGTCACCGTCCCGACGAACTCGTCCTCCTTCTCGAAGAAGACGACGTGACCCGCGTCGATCTCCGCGTACGAGCTGCCGACGATGGCCGCGTGCAGCTCCCGGCTGTTCTCCACCGGGACGGTGGCGTCCTGCGCGCATCCCACGACCAGCGTCGGCGCCGTGATCCGGGGCAGCAGCGCGCGGATGTCGACCGACAGGTCGAGCGCCACGTGTCGCAGTGTGCCCGGCGTGGGCGGCATGTTCGGGACGAGCGCCTCGACGCCCTCGCGGCCGATCGAGTTGAGGAAGCCGCGGCTGAAGCCGGTCATCGTCACGATCCGCCCGAAGCCCGCCGGGTCCACCTCACCGAGCCGCTGCCAGAGCGTGAACAGGTTCCGCAGGTACTCGTCGCCTTCGGTGTACGCCCAGCCCGCCACCAGCACCAGACGGTGCACCAGGTCGGGGCGGAGGGCGGCGACGGCCGCCGAGACCGGCGACCCCATGGAGAAGCCGAGCAGGTCGACGGGCCCGGTACCGGCGTCCTCGATCACCGCGATCACCTGCGCGGCGAGCGCCTCGACGGTCAGCGGACCGCCGTCGTCGACGGTCCGGTCGGCGCCCGACAGGTCCAGGGTGACGACCGTACGGCCGGCGGTGAACCGGGGCACGGTCTGCCCCCAGTTGACGACGGCGCCACCCGAACCGGTGCCGTGGACGAGAAGGAGAGCGGGCCCGGAACCGGACCCCTCGACGTCGTAGCGGACGCGGGCGGTGCCGACGGTGGCGGTGGCCATGATCTGTGCTCCCGGAGGTGGTGGTGGTGTGCGGAGTCGCTTGCTGACGTCCCCGACTCTGCCGCCCGCCGAGAACCCACGGGAGAGCCCTCCTGACCCTGGGATCGGCGATCCCTGGATACGGGTCCTGGGTACGGCCCCGGCCCCTGGATACGGCCAATGGACACGGCCCCTGGATACGGCCACTGGACCCGGCCCCTAGATACGGCCCCGGCCACGGTCCCCGGCCACGGCCCCTGGGTACGGGAGGCAGCCGGCGGGCGGACCCCCGACCAGGCAGGATGACCGGCATGACGATCGACCGCCGTGAACTCGCCGACTTCCTGCGCCGTTCCCGCGACCGGGTCCGCCCGCAGGACGTGGGCCTCCCGGCGGGCCCCCGGCGCCGCACGCCCGGACTGCGCCGCGAGGAGGTCGCCCAGCTCGCGGGCATGTCCGCCGACTACTACATCCGCTTGGAGCAGGCCCGCGGCCCGCAGCCCTCGCCCCAGATGCTCGCCGCGCTCGCCCGCGCCCTGCGGCTCGACACCGACGGCCGCGACCACCTCCACCTCCTCGCCGGCCACCGCCCGCCCGCCGGGCCGGTGGCAGGCGACCACGTCTCACCGGGGCTGCTGCACCTCTTGGACCAGCTGGAGTCGACCCCG is from Streptomyces venezuelae ATCC 10712 and encodes:
- a CDS encoding winged helix DNA-binding domain-containing protein, producing MAETTARTIGGAERRARLGVRHRLAGSARGGTAEEVAGALVALHGTDPASVFLSVGARLREGVGPVGDVERALYEDRSLVRMHGMRHTVFVFPAALAAAVQASTTDPAAVRERTVLLGHLAAGSAFDAKWLAETERLVLAELAVRGEATGSELGLAVPVLRSTYVYGKGTRQEGVQSVASRVLRVLGMEGRIVRGRPQGTWTSSRFRWAPADPHPALDPAEARAELIRRWLAACGPATEADLKWWTGWKVTDVRGALASVGAVRVTLDEGTGFVLPDDVDPVPDPESGADAEPWAALLPALDPTPMGWQARDWYLDPEHRAALYDRSGNIGPTVWWNGRVVGGWAQRPDGEIVHRLLTDVGAAAERAIAAEAERLAGWVGGVRVTPRFRTPLERELSGG
- a CDS encoding alpha/beta fold hydrolase; amino-acid sequence: MATATVGTARVRYDVEGSGSGPALLLVHGTGSGGAVVNWGQTVPRFTAGRTVVTLDLSGADRTVDDGGPLTVEALAAQVIAVIEDAGTGPVDLLGFSMGSPVSAAVAALRPDLVHRLVLVAGWAYTEGDEYLRNLFTLWQRLGEVDPAGFGRIVTMTGFSRGFLNSIGREGVEALVPNMPPTPGTLRHVALDLSVDIRALLPRITAPTLVVGCAQDATVPVENSRELHAAIVGSSYAEIDAGHVVFFEKEDEFVGTVTGFLGADVTAADLHVLVSA